In Cololabis saira isolate AMF1-May2022 chromosome 1, fColSai1.1, whole genome shotgun sequence, the following proteins share a genomic window:
- the LOC133453132 gene encoding dynein regulatory complex subunit 4-like: MTPPRTRTREAGTVDGGPAERARKQLEERLVYLQEELDKEREEKSFFLLERDKTRALWEITKRNLEEVESELRRRSREREELEESHRVEIGVYKQKLKHILSEKQRVSELEDGVCSSSTAQNPHRELVRGVQGLQGIGREKQGHEELKLKHQVELMERRNDYERQLREVEVSFHQRLQSLMEAEHKKQWAAVREVERQMRSRENFLLADRDRALRRAEEYHCSTETRLQDDLKTLKEELQEEKKQRKRTAEDLSTAQQENKHLTTSLCEAQQKLVELQRHLQEQQQDKDAMTKRCARLKVVETELREQTEEHKLLQEAFKKVQAERDALLRSQTQTILDVQQRSELKKSLLERKLAALTETLEQKEAQLLTALPGPSADPAAAKHTGEEVLESRPVSVDTLQESLSPE; this comes from the exons ATGACG CCCCCGAGGACCCGGACCAGGGAGGCGGGGACGGTGGACGGTGGACCCGCGGAGAGGGCCAGGAAGCAG CTGGAGGAGAGACTTGTGTATCTCCAGGAGGAGCTGGACAAAGAGCGCGAGGAAAAGAGCTTCTTCCTGCTGGAGAGGGACAAAACCCGGGCTTTATGGGAGATAACCAAGAGGAACCTGGAGGAGGTGGAGTCGgagctgaggaggaggagcagggaaCGTGAGGAGTTGGAGGAGAGCCACCGGGTGGAGATCGGA GTCTACAAGCAGAAGCTGAAACACATCCTGTCTGAGAAGCAGCGCGTCTCTGAGCTGGAGGACGGCGTGTGCTCTTCCTCCACGGCCCAGAACCCTCACAGAGAGTTGGTTAGAGGCGTTCAGGGTCTACAGGGGATCGGCAGGGAGAAACAGGGACACGAGGAGCTGAAGCTG AAACACCAGGTGGAGCTCATGGAGCGCCGCAACGACTACGAACGCCAGCTCCGAG AAGTGGAGGTCAGCTTCCACCAGCGGCTTCAGTCTCTGATGGAGGCGGAGCATAAGAAGCAGTGGGCAGCGGTCAGGGAGGTGGAGCGCCAGATGAGAAGCCGCGAAAATTTTCTGCTTGCTGATCGTGACAGAGCTCTGAGAAGAGCAGAGGAGTATCACTGCAGCACTGAAACCAGGCTGCAGGATGACCTGAAAACGCTGAAG gaggagctgcaggaggagaagaagCAGCGGAAACGGACGGCCGAAGACCTTTCAACAGCTCAGCAGGAGAACAAACATCTGACAACAAGTTTATGTGAAGCCCAGCAGAAGCTGGTCGAGCTGCAGAGACAtctgcaggagcagcagcaggacaagGACGCCATGACG AAACGCTGCGCTCGTCTGAAGGTGGTGGAGACGGAGCTGAGGGAGCAGACGGAGGAGCACAAGCTGCTGCAGGAGGCCTTCAAGAAG GTCCAGGCGGAGCGCGACGCGCTGCTGAGGTCCCAAACGCAGACCATCCTGGACGTCCAGCAGAGGAGCGAGCTGAAGAAGAGCCTGCTGGAGAGGAAGCTGGCGGCGCTCACCGAAACCCTGGAGCAGAAGGAGGCGCAGCTCCTCACCGCCCTGCCGGGCCCCAGCGCCGACCCggcagcagccaaacacaccgGCGAGGAG GTGCTGGAGTCCAGGCCGGTCTCTGTCGACACCCTGCAGGAGTCTCTGTCCCCAGAATGA